Sequence from the Nitrosopumilus maritimus SCM1 genome:
TGTATAACATTATTGATATCAAAAAATTGTTTGGCATCTTGAAAATTCCAATTATCGGAGTTTCATATCATGACTCATTAGGAATTGAAGACTCTCTAAAACATCATTTCCCAGATTCATTTGAATCAAAACTAAAAGATTATGAAAAATTAGGACAACGTGAAAAAATTACTCTGAGTACATCTCATGATGTCTATGTTAGAAAAGAAGGATGTACATTAACTGAAGTAAAACATCTTCTTGATGATTTAACATTGCACGGCTCTATTTCTGAACCGATTAGAGTATCTCAACTATTAGCAAAAACATTACTTGAGAAAGGACTATCCTTCTGAAGCTGTCTTTCCACCATCAACATTTAGAATCGTGCCAGTAACCCAACTCGCTTCATCTGAAGCCAAGTATGCTACTGCATTTGCAACGTCTTCTGGCTCTCCGACCCTTGCAAGTGGTAATCTTTCCTCTAGTACTTTTCTTGCTTGTGGGTCATCAAGGTATGGCTTTATCGAGCCTGAATTGATTATTCCAGGATTGACACAATTACATCTAATGTTTCTTCTTGCATATTCTACTGCAATTGACTTTGTAAACATTGGAATTGCTGCTTTTGTTGCAGAATAAACTGCCAAGTGCACTCGTGGAATTGCTCTCTCACTTGAGATGGAGCCAATGTTTACAATTGAACCGCTTTTGACATCTGCCATTTTTGTCAAAACAGCTTTTGTCATATTGAAAACTCCTAGTAAGTTCACATTGATGAGTTTTTGAATCTCTGAA
This genomic interval carries:
- a CDS encoding DUF99 family protein, producing MRSLHLEKKGLRGLAIAESFRQNSTKSVLAGVVMRRDFVIDGFVFGNATLEGNDATDAILRMCDDLKRPDISYVLISGLIVSMYNIIDIKKLFGILKIPIIGVSYHDSLGIEDSLKHHFPDSFESKLKDYEKLGQREKITLSTSHDVYVRKEGCTLTEVKHLLDDLTLHGSISEPIRVSQLLAKTLLEKGLSF
- a CDS encoding SDR family NAD(P)-dependent oxidoreductase; protein product: MKLNDKVAIVTGASSDIGKGIAKKFVEEGAKVILIARNLEGLENTRKEIGNEDSTAAMTCDLVDESQTLQVVNQIMDTYGKIDILVNNAGAINDPIHFHEMQNSEIQKLINVNLLGVFNMTKAVLTKMADVKSGSIVNIGSISSERAIPRVHLAVYSATKAAIPMFTKSIAVEYARRNIRCNCVNPGIINSGSIKPYLDDPQARKVLEERLPLARVGEPEDVANAVAYLASDEASWVTGTILNVDGGKTASEG